One region of Bdellovibrio bacteriovorus genomic DNA includes:
- the serS gene encoding serine--tRNA ligase, producing the protein MIDIKLLEKKAENGTSYFDEYKQGLINRGASTDVLEQIMELNKKRKEMITQAETAKANQNKLSGEIGKLKREGKDASAVLAEVDTLKTQVKELEAKAAEADQQVYNLALIIPNKPNAAVPVGSSEKENKVLKTWGEPPKFSFKAKEHWELGESLNIIDFERAGKTTGTRFAFLKGAAAQMERALIQFMMDMHSTRHGYTEMIPPFMVNSNSLLGTGNFPKFKEDVFHLEGSDLYLIPTAEVPVTNYFNNEILDEKDLPASFCAYSPCFRSEAGSAGRDTKGLIRQHQFDKVELMTFCHPDKSYEVHEALTSHAEQVLMDLELPFRRMLLCTGDMGFGSAKTHDLEVWLPGQNTYREISSCSNFEDFQARRANIRFRSAGGKPQFVHTLNGSALAVGRTLVAILENNQREDGSVAIPKALQPYMGGRKEIR; encoded by the coding sequence ATGATTGATATTAAACTTCTTGAAAAAAAAGCTGAAAATGGAACTTCTTACTTTGATGAGTATAAGCAGGGGTTGATCAATCGTGGGGCTTCGACGGATGTGCTTGAGCAGATCATGGAGCTTAATAAAAAACGCAAAGAGATGATCACTCAGGCTGAAACTGCAAAAGCGAATCAGAATAAACTGAGTGGTGAGATTGGCAAGCTAAAGCGTGAAGGTAAAGATGCTTCTGCGGTACTTGCGGAAGTTGATACTTTGAAAACTCAAGTGAAAGAGCTTGAGGCAAAAGCGGCTGAAGCGGACCAACAAGTTTATAATTTGGCTTTGATTATTCCTAATAAACCGAATGCTGCTGTGCCGGTGGGTTCTTCTGAAAAAGAAAACAAAGTTTTAAAAACTTGGGGCGAGCCTCCGAAGTTTTCTTTTAAGGCGAAAGAACACTGGGAGTTGGGCGAATCTTTAAACATCATCGATTTTGAGCGTGCAGGTAAAACTACCGGAACTCGCTTTGCTTTCCTTAAAGGGGCGGCAGCACAAATGGAGCGTGCATTAATTCAGTTCATGATGGACATGCACTCGACTCGTCATGGTTATACAGAGATGATTCCTCCGTTCATGGTGAACAGTAACAGTTTGTTGGGAACAGGGAACTTCCCGAAATTTAAAGAAGATGTTTTCCACTTGGAAGGTTCTGATCTTTATCTGATTCCGACTGCAGAAGTTCCGGTGACGAATTACTTCAATAACGAAATTTTGGATGAAAAAGATCTTCCTGCTAGCTTCTGTGCTTACTCTCCTTGCTTCCGTTCTGAGGCAGGCAGTGCTGGCCGTGATACGAAGGGTTTAATTCGTCAGCATCAGTTCGACAAAGTGGAATTAATGACGTTCTGTCATCCGGATAAATCTTATGAAGTGCACGAGGCTTTGACGTCTCATGCGGAACAAGTATTGATGGATCTTGAGCTCCCCTTCCGTCGTATGCTTCTTTGTACGGGCGATATGGGTTTTGGATCAGCAAAGACTCATGACCTTGAAGTTTGGTTGCCAGGTCAGAACACGTACCGCGAGATCAGCTCATGTTCTAACTTCGAAGACTTCCAAGCTCGTCGCGCCAACATCCGTTTCCGTTCTGCAGGTGGAAAACCTCAATTCGTTCATACTTTGAACGGATCTGCCTTAGCTGTAGGCA
- a CDS encoding polysaccharide deacetylase family protein: MQHLLFVLILIFTSSSFAAKISITMDDFNVHEETLLTAPERNKKLLSILKRHRAKAALFVACKHLKTNRDQNLLRAWASAGHMVGSHTVNHKKFGVNVSVENEIKDIQDCHERLKSEPGYIKIFRFPMLAEGDTVEKRDAVRDWLKKNDYRFGHVTIDASDWYIDQRLRQKLQADPKFDLSKFKDFYLQHMWERAQYYNDLSKKVMGREVTHTLLVHYNLLNALFLDDLITMFKRHGWKIVDAKKAFQDPVFGMLPNSMPSGQSVLWGLAKESGKFENILRYPGENDTYEKDKMDALGL, from the coding sequence ATGCAACATTTGTTATTTGTCCTCATTCTAATTTTCACGTCTTCCTCTTTTGCCGCAAAAATCAGTATCACCATGGACGACTTCAATGTTCATGAAGAAACTTTGCTCACGGCTCCTGAAAGAAACAAGAAATTGCTGTCGATCTTAAAAAGGCACCGTGCGAAGGCCGCGTTGTTCGTAGCTTGCAAACACTTAAAAACAAATCGTGATCAAAATCTTCTGAGAGCGTGGGCTTCGGCAGGCCACATGGTTGGTAGCCACACTGTAAATCATAAAAAATTTGGCGTTAACGTGTCGGTCGAAAACGAAATCAAAGACATTCAGGATTGTCATGAGCGACTAAAAAGCGAACCTGGTTATATTAAAATATTTCGCTTTCCTATGCTAGCCGAAGGCGACACCGTCGAGAAGCGCGATGCCGTTCGTGATTGGTTAAAGAAAAATGATTATCGCTTCGGCCACGTCACTATTGATGCTTCCGACTGGTATATCGACCAACGCTTGCGCCAAAAGCTTCAAGCGGACCCGAAATTTGATCTTAGTAAATTTAAAGACTTTTACCTTCAACACATGTGGGAGCGCGCACAGTACTATAATGACCTTTCAAAAAAGGTTATGGGTCGAGAAGTTACGCATACTCTTCTTGTTCACTACAATCTTTTGAACGCGCTTTTTTTGGATGACTTGATAACGATGTTTAAGCGTCATGGATGGAAAATTGTCGATGCTAAGAAGGCCTTTCAAGATCCTGTTTTTGGGATGCTTCCCAACAGCATGCCTTCAGGCCAAAGTGTCTTGTGGGGATTAGCTAAGGAAAGCGGCAAGTTTGAAAACATCCTTCGCTATCCTGGTGAAAACGATACATACGAAAAAGACAAGATGGATGCTTTAGGATTATAG
- the prmC gene encoding peptide chain release factor N(5)-glutamine methyltransferase yields MKLKEILDKTTAFFKDKKIETARLDAELLLAHGLKLERIQLYLKFDQPMKDDELVILRELVRRRASGEPVAYILGYRDFFKYRFEVSPAVLIPRPETEHIIEEVLSWNSDKEASLGFMDLGCGSGCIGLTLLKEYPQAKLLAVDLSEKALEVASKNAEALGVADRVKFLHADAAQEDVLMSTYMGFVGKNKVDALVSNPPYIAHQDNQVEENVKKFEPNSALYADDNGLALLKSWSRIYGNHLSPSGLMLMEMGMSQGAAMKEHFNSLKIFNEINVVKDLASHDRVIRGVTHG; encoded by the coding sequence ATGAAGCTCAAAGAGATTCTTGATAAAACCACCGCCTTTTTTAAGGACAAGAAAATCGAGACTGCCCGTCTTGATGCCGAGCTTTTACTTGCGCACGGTTTGAAACTTGAGCGCATTCAGCTTTACCTTAAATTCGACCAACCCATGAAAGATGATGAGCTTGTGATCTTGCGAGAGCTTGTTCGTCGTCGCGCTTCGGGCGAACCGGTGGCGTACATTCTTGGTTATCGCGATTTCTTTAAATATCGTTTTGAAGTTTCACCAGCCGTTTTAATTCCTCGTCCTGAAACTGAACACATCATTGAAGAAGTTCTTTCTTGGAATTCTGATAAAGAGGCTTCCTTGGGTTTCATGGATTTAGGCTGTGGTTCCGGTTGCATCGGTTTGACTCTGCTAAAAGAATATCCTCAGGCTAAGCTTCTTGCAGTGGATCTTTCTGAAAAAGCGCTGGAAGTCGCTTCAAAAAATGCAGAGGCATTGGGTGTCGCAGATCGTGTGAAGTTCCTGCATGCAGATGCCGCGCAAGAAGATGTGCTTATGTCGACCTACATGGGCTTTGTTGGAAAAAACAAAGTCGACGCGTTGGTCTCAAATCCTCCATACATTGCGCATCAAGATAATCAGGTGGAAGAAAACGTCAAAAAGTTTGAACCTAATTCCGCTCTTTATGCGGATGACAATGGTTTAGCTCTTTTGAAAAGTTGGTCGCGAATCTATGGAAATCACTTAAGTCCTTCCGGACTGATGTTGATGGAAATGGGAATGTCACAAGGTGCGGCGATGAAAGAGCACTTTAATAGCTTAAAAATATTTAACGAAATCAATGTCGTCAAAGACCTCGCAAGTCATGATAGAGTCATTCGTGGAGTAACACATGGATAA
- a CDS encoding tetratricopeptide repeat protein, producing MSRIQVTWVVKTRNGQVKGPYSTEAILRMIGEGVFSGQEMISKLPDGQWTLISKEPAFYDKLLEALEGIVDVDPKKAQKMEAETVIVQPPRPSAKTNTQIPTPTPDSFANIKIDKPKQQVDIYETPAYVPPAAKISSVSNSAGGKPDSVIELSNVENMEGGELRKNLKLPFIILIAVIVIGGALLFWDSGTNDGSKIHLLAPGKSANTLSDQAVKEKLNEALFAMEQDTFDSYVSAQNKLVSLVEGAPMNIEVRALLCVVYKELWPFAVQDAQDIKTVATATQSTRALNVVSPFGQVCEAVKLMTSGRYKEAKGVVEATLESSEPFSLLPVLYAFKAELLDGERDFNNAMPYYEKAAQLWDKWLGPQVALGKVFFEQGDFTSSSAILNNVIKKNPKHREAKILLGIVEYRGFKKSDTAYSYLSTALDAKGKVSQLMEADGYSVLSEIFVLRGEKKKALEAAQKGFALNPNNSELRQLVIRLGGSDKVKGDKGRNNELLYLGDQYVRQGDFLAAQAEFKAAFEVDPKNGTAAMKAAKCLWQLNQSFEAIEWLNKAIKAEPKLVSAYVLQADYMSQRFDFVGATQILTNAIRIAPNNYEVLRGLALLEFRKNNMVGTVNYALRAVKAYDGDIETHILLSKANALLARSIIPLNKKEIERKENAAKDAIRYATKAVEIDATNPEAQITYAKMLAQTNGVDSGINYLNELIKRFSYTLDYRVALAEVYKSEDRYSQSKEIYERVVEADPKNKKAWLGLGESEKALGLNDKALKAFLSAAVLDPTDGEALFQAGKLYLETSRFEEAIQQFKRVQRLNPNYPRTHYYIGKAAFSSGDFTTALEASKSEKKLNPNVADSYILAAEVYTARKQFAECAAEYSQAMKLRPQGADIYVKSATCYRQSGSLEVAEDMLALASSRESGFAEIYREQGAIYELKGDARSAAQAYNKYLGLSPNAPDRVEIENKLSRLGN from the coding sequence ATGTCGCGCATACAAGTCACTTGGGTCGTAAAAACACGGAATGGTCAGGTTAAGGGACCGTATTCTACTGAAGCCATTCTTCGCATGATTGGTGAGGGTGTTTTTTCGGGTCAAGAGATGATCTCCAAACTTCCCGACGGGCAATGGACTTTGATTTCAAAAGAGCCTGCCTTTTACGACAAGCTTCTGGAAGCTCTTGAAGGCATTGTTGATGTCGATCCGAAAAAAGCGCAGAAGATGGAAGCTGAAACTGTTATTGTGCAGCCTCCCCGTCCATCGGCAAAAACGAATACACAAATTCCAACTCCGACGCCGGATAGTTTTGCGAACATCAAAATTGATAAACCAAAACAGCAAGTTGATATCTATGAAACTCCGGCCTATGTGCCGCCGGCTGCGAAAATTTCATCAGTTTCTAACTCTGCCGGCGGTAAGCCTGATTCTGTTATTGAATTATCAAACGTTGAGAACATGGAAGGTGGCGAACTTCGTAAAAATTTGAAGCTGCCTTTTATCATTCTTATCGCCGTGATCGTGATTGGTGGGGCCTTATTATTCTGGGATTCCGGCACGAACGATGGATCTAAAATTCATTTGTTAGCTCCGGGAAAATCAGCGAACACCTTGTCGGATCAAGCGGTTAAAGAAAAATTGAACGAAGCGCTTTTCGCGATGGAGCAAGACACCTTTGACTCTTACGTGTCGGCGCAAAATAAATTGGTCAGCCTTGTTGAAGGGGCGCCAATGAATATCGAAGTTCGAGCCCTTCTTTGTGTGGTGTATAAAGAGCTTTGGCCGTTTGCTGTTCAAGATGCCCAAGATATTAAAACCGTTGCAACTGCAACTCAGTCGACGCGGGCGCTGAATGTGGTAAGTCCCTTCGGTCAAGTTTGTGAAGCGGTAAAGCTTATGACTTCGGGTAGATATAAAGAAGCCAAAGGGGTTGTTGAGGCAACTTTAGAAAGCAGTGAGCCTTTCTCGCTACTTCCCGTGCTTTATGCATTTAAAGCAGAACTGCTAGATGGCGAAAGAGATTTCAACAATGCTATGCCTTATTACGAAAAGGCGGCTCAGCTTTGGGATAAGTGGTTGGGTCCGCAGGTGGCATTGGGTAAAGTCTTCTTTGAGCAAGGCGATTTCACTTCATCATCAGCGATTCTAAATAATGTCATAAAGAAAAATCCCAAACATCGTGAAGCTAAAATTCTATTGGGTATTGTAGAGTATCGCGGCTTTAAAAAATCAGATACGGCCTACAGCTATTTAAGTACGGCTTTGGATGCTAAAGGGAAAGTTTCTCAGCTCATGGAAGCTGACGGATACTCTGTTCTTTCAGAAATCTTCGTTCTTCGCGGAGAGAAAAAGAAAGCATTGGAAGCGGCTCAAAAAGGTTTTGCTCTAAATCCTAATAACTCTGAACTTCGCCAACTTGTGATTCGTTTAGGCGGATCTGACAAAGTAAAGGGTGATAAAGGTCGTAACAACGAACTTCTTTATCTGGGTGACCAATACGTGCGCCAAGGAGACTTCTTAGCGGCGCAAGCGGAGTTCAAAGCGGCGTTCGAAGTGGATCCAAAGAATGGAACTGCGGCCATGAAAGCGGCGAAGTGCTTGTGGCAGCTAAATCAAAGTTTTGAAGCTATTGAATGGTTGAATAAAGCCATTAAGGCAGAGCCGAAGCTAGTATCCGCGTATGTTCTACAAGCTGATTACATGTCGCAAAGATTTGACTTCGTTGGGGCGACACAGATTCTAACAAATGCCATTCGCATTGCTCCTAATAACTATGAAGTTTTGCGTGGTTTAGCTCTTCTTGAATTTAGAAAAAACAATATGGTTGGCACTGTGAACTATGCTCTTCGTGCGGTGAAAGCATACGACGGTGATATCGAAACGCACATCTTGCTATCTAAGGCGAATGCTTTGCTAGCGCGTTCGATTATTCCTCTCAATAAAAAAGAAATTGAACGAAAAGAAAATGCCGCTAAAGATGCCATTCGCTATGCCACAAAGGCTGTTGAAATCGATGCGACGAACCCTGAGGCGCAGATCACTTATGCTAAAATGCTGGCGCAAACAAATGGTGTTGATTCAGGGATCAACTATCTGAACGAATTGATCAAACGCTTCTCTTACACTTTGGATTACCGGGTGGCGCTTGCAGAAGTTTACAAATCTGAAGACCGCTATAGTCAGTCCAAAGAAATTTATGAGCGTGTTGTTGAAGCCGATCCTAAGAATAAAAAAGCCTGGTTGGGTCTTGGCGAAAGTGAAAAGGCCTTGGGCCTTAATGACAAAGCTTTGAAAGCGTTCTTAAGCGCGGCCGTTCTTGATCCCACCGATGGCGAAGCCTTGTTCCAAGCCGGGAAACTTTATTTGGAAACAAGTCGTTTCGAAGAAGCCATTCAGCAGTTTAAGCGGGTTCAACGTTTAAATCCGAATTACCCAAGAACGCATTATTATATTGGTAAAGCGGCCTTTTCTTCAGGTGACTTTACGACAGCCCTTGAAGCTTCTAAGTCTGAAAAGAAGCTGAATCCTAATGTCGCTGACTCTTATATCCTGGCGGCAGAGGTTTATACCGCTCGCAAACAGTTTGCGGAATGTGCAGCAGAATACTCTCAAGCCATGAAACTGCGCCCGCAAGGTGCGGATATTTATGTGAAGTCCGCAACCTGCTATCGTCAGTCCGGTTCTTTGGAAGTGGCTGAAGACATGCTGGCTTTGGCTTCTAGCCGCGAAAGCGGTTTTGCGGAAATTTATCGTGAGCAAGGGGCGATCTACGAACTTAAAGGGGATGCTCGCTCTGCGGCGCAGGCTTATAATAAATATTTAGGCCTCTCGCCAAACGCCCCAGATCGTGTTGAAATAGAAAACAAACTTTCACGGCTCGGCAACTAA
- the murA gene encoding UDP-N-acetylglucosamine 1-carboxyvinyltransferase: MDKMVVVGNGPLQGTVSASGAKNAALPILFSTLLAEGEHVFSNMPKLKDIESTAALLESLGCETRWDGDKFIVKVSRIQSYEASYDLVRKMRASFLCMGPLLAKYGEAVVSQPGGCAIGSRPIDLHLEGFKALGAEITQKEGYVHAASKRLQGANFLFETVTVGGTENVMMAAALAQGRTVLENAAKEPEIVDLAEYLIKMGAKITGHGTSVIVIDGVDKLHPAEHSIMPDRIEAGTLLIAGAITHGQVTVEKCVPAHLDTLIMKMREAGFKIDTTKDSMTVFKTDSWNAVDITTAPHPLFATDLQAQFMALMTVARGTSVITETVFENRFMHVQELIRLGADITPKTRVAVVRGKPGQLTGAPVMATDLRASASLVLAGLVASGETVVNRIYHLDRGYEKLEDKLSSLGAKIRRID, from the coding sequence ATGGATAAAATGGTCGTCGTGGGCAATGGCCCTCTTCAAGGTACAGTATCTGCGAGTGGCGCAAAAAATGCGGCACTTCCAATTCTTTTCTCAACTCTTCTAGCTGAAGGTGAACACGTATTTTCGAACATGCCAAAGCTTAAAGATATCGAGTCGACAGCGGCTTTGCTTGAAAGCTTGGGCTGCGAAACTCGTTGGGATGGCGATAAGTTCATTGTTAAAGTGAGCCGCATCCAGTCTTATGAAGCGAGTTATGATCTGGTTCGTAAAATGCGCGCAAGCTTCCTATGTATGGGTCCACTTCTTGCGAAGTACGGTGAAGCTGTAGTGTCTCAGCCTGGTGGTTGCGCTATTGGAAGTCGTCCTATTGATCTTCACTTAGAAGGTTTCAAAGCCTTGGGTGCAGAGATCACGCAAAAAGAAGGTTACGTTCATGCGGCTTCAAAGCGCTTGCAAGGGGCAAACTTCTTATTTGAAACTGTGACGGTCGGTGGAACTGAAAACGTCATGATGGCAGCTGCTTTAGCTCAAGGTCGTACAGTTCTTGAGAATGCGGCGAAAGAGCCAGAGATCGTGGATCTTGCTGAATATCTTATTAAGATGGGCGCAAAGATCACGGGCCACGGAACAAGTGTGATCGTTATTGATGGTGTAGATAAATTGCATCCTGCCGAGCACTCAATCATGCCAGACCGTATTGAGGCTGGAACACTTTTGATCGCGGGCGCGATCACTCACGGTCAAGTGACTGTTGAAAAATGCGTTCCTGCGCATTTGGATACTTTGATTATGAAAATGCGTGAGGCGGGTTTTAAAATCGACACAACAAAAGATTCAATGACTGTCTTTAAAACAGATTCTTGGAATGCTGTCGATATCACAACAGCTCCGCATCCACTTTTTGCCACAGATCTTCAAGCGCAATTCATGGCTTTGATGACTGTGGCTCGCGGAACAAGTGTTATCACTGAAACAGTTTTCGAAAATCGTTTCATGCACGTTCAAGAGTTGATTCGTTTGGGTGCAGATATCACACCAAAGACGCGTGTTGCTGTCGTTCGCGGTAAGCCAGGTCAATTGACAGGCGCGCCGGTGATGGCGACAGATCTTCGTGCAAGTGCTTCTTTGGTTCTTGCGGGCCTTGTGGCCAGCGGAGAAACAGTTGTAAACCGTATCTATCATTTGGATCGCGGTTACGAAAAACTGGAAGACAAACTGTCTTCACTCGGCGCAAAGATCCGCCGTATCGATTAA